From Aurantimicrobium sp. INA4, one genomic window encodes:
- the ilvD gene encoding dihydroxy-acid dehydratase, whose translation MPENDMKPRSRDVTDGIEKAASRGMLRAVGMGDEDWSKPQIGVASSWNEITPCNLSLDRLAQACKEGVHSGGGYPLQFGTVSVSDGISMGHEGMHFSLVSREVIADSVETVMQAERLDGSVLLAGCDKSLPGMLMAAARLDLASVFLYAGSIAPGWVRLSDGTEKNVTIIDAFEAVGACKAGTMSEEDLDRIERAICPGEGACGGMYTANTMASIAEALGMSLPGSAAPPSADRRRDYYAHRSGEAVVNLIRQGITARDIMTRKAFENAIAVLMAFGGSTNAILHLLAIAREADVDLTLDDFNKIADKVPHIGDLKPFGQYVMNDVDRVGGVPVVMKALLDAGLMHGDVMTVTGKTMAENLEELNLMPLDGEVIRTLDNPIHATGGISILHGTLAPEGAVVKTAGFDLDVFEGPARVFERERAAMDALTEGSIKKGDIVLIRYEGPKGGPGMREMLAITAAIKGAGLGKDVLLLTDGRFSGGTTGLCIGHIAPEAVDGGPVALVRDGDLIRVDIAARTLDLLVDESELEARRIGWAPLPPRYTRGVLAKYSKLVHSASEGAITG comes from the coding sequence ATGCCAGAAAACGACATGAAACCACGTAGTCGCGACGTTACAGACGGTATTGAAAAAGCCGCCTCTCGAGGAATGCTTCGTGCTGTTGGTATGGGAGACGAAGACTGGAGCAAACCCCAGATTGGTGTTGCCAGCTCGTGGAATGAAATAACCCCCTGCAACCTCAGCCTCGACCGACTGGCACAGGCCTGTAAAGAAGGCGTGCACTCCGGCGGTGGGTACCCACTCCAATTCGGAACAGTCTCGGTTTCAGACGGTATTTCCATGGGCCACGAGGGAATGCACTTCTCTCTGGTATCTCGTGAGGTCATTGCTGACTCGGTTGAAACAGTCATGCAGGCAGAGCGCCTCGACGGTTCTGTTCTCTTGGCTGGGTGTGACAAGTCACTTCCAGGCATGTTGATGGCTGCTGCACGTCTAGATCTGGCCTCTGTCTTCCTCTACGCAGGATCTATTGCCCCTGGTTGGGTACGTCTTTCTGACGGCACCGAAAAGAACGTCACCATCATCGACGCTTTTGAAGCTGTGGGTGCCTGCAAGGCCGGCACCATGAGCGAAGAAGACCTCGATCGTATTGAGCGCGCTATCTGCCCCGGTGAGGGTGCGTGTGGCGGAATGTACACCGCCAACACCATGGCCTCCATCGCTGAAGCACTCGGCATGAGCCTGCCAGGTTCTGCAGCCCCACCCAGTGCAGACCGCCGCCGTGACTACTACGCTCACCGTTCAGGTGAAGCGGTTGTCAACCTGATTCGTCAGGGAATTACTGCGCGAGACATCATGACCAGAAAAGCGTTCGAAAACGCAATCGCTGTTTTGATGGCTTTTGGTGGATCGACCAACGCCATTCTTCACCTGCTTGCCATTGCACGTGAAGCAGACGTTGATCTCACTCTGGATGACTTCAACAAAATTGCTGACAAGGTTCCCCACATCGGTGACCTCAAGCCTTTCGGTCAGTACGTCATGAACGATGTTGACCGTGTTGGTGGTGTCCCTGTCGTGATGAAGGCTCTTCTCGACGCAGGTTTGATGCATGGTGATGTGATGACGGTTACTGGTAAGACCATGGCCGAAAACCTTGAAGAGTTGAATCTCATGCCTCTTGATGGTGAAGTTATCCGCACTCTGGATAACCCCATCCACGCAACAGGCGGAATTTCGATTCTGCATGGAACTCTGGCTCCCGAAGGAGCTGTGGTGAAGACTGCAGGGTTTGATTTAGATGTATTTGAAGGCCCTGCCCGCGTATTTGAGCGCGAACGCGCCGCAATGGATGCCCTCACCGAAGGCAGCATCAAGAAGGGCGACATCGTTCTCATCCGCTACGAAGGCCCTAAGGGTGGCCCCGGTATGCGCGAGATGTTAGCAATTACTGCTGCCATCAAGGGTGCGGGACTGGGTAAAGATGTTCTACTATTGACAGACGGACGATTCTCAGGCGGCACAACCGGACTGTGTATCGGCCATATAGCTCCCGAGGCAGTTGACGGTGGACCCGTTGCCCTCGTGCGCGATGGTGATCTCATACGGGTCGATATCGCAGCTCGGACGCTCGACTTACTCGTCGACGAATCAGAGCTCGAAGCTCGCCGAATCGGCTGGGCTCCGCTCCCTCCGCGTTACACCAGAGGTGTACTTGCTAAGTACTCCAAGCTGGTTCATTCCGCATCAGAGGGTGCGATTACTGGGTAA
- a CDS encoding acetolactate synthase large subunit, with the protein MSTESLPTSAPSASSTAPEMTGAEAVVRSLELLGVTDVFGLPGGAILPVYDPLMDSKKLRHILVRHEQGAGHAAQGYASATGKTGVCIATSGPGATNLVTAIADAYMDSVPLLAITGQVFSHLMGTDAFQEADIVGITMPITKHSFLVTKAEDIPATISAAYHIASTGRPGPVLVDITKDAQQALAPFVWPPSIDLPGYRPVTKAHGKQIQAAADLIVEAKKPVFYVGGGIIRSGASAELLELVNLVGAPVVTTLMARGAFPDSHENNLGMPGMHGTVPAVLALQDADLLITLGARFDDRVTGKASLFAPNAKVIHVDIDPAEIGKIRAAEVPIVGDLKDVISDLIEVYKETPGAKKADFSEWWSTLNSLREEYPLGYAEPTDGLLAPQHIITRIGELSGPEAIYTSGVGQHQMWAAQFIKYERPNAWLNSGGAGTMGYSVPAAMGAKVGEPDRIVWAIDGDGCFQMTNQELATCTINNIPIKVAVINNSSLGMVRQWQTLFYDGRYSNTDLNTGHDTIRVPDFVKLADAYGALGIRVTKEEEIDAAIKLALETNDRPVVIDFVVSADSMVWPMVPQGVSNSYVQYARDHAPTWDTDE; encoded by the coding sequence ATGTCTACGGAATCACTCCCCACATCCGCGCCTAGCGCTTCCTCCACCGCGCCTGAAATGACCGGTGCAGAAGCTGTTGTGCGCTCGCTGGAGCTCCTCGGCGTAACCGATGTATTCGGTCTGCCCGGTGGCGCCATCCTGCCGGTCTATGACCCACTGATGGATTCCAAGAAATTGCGCCACATTCTGGTCCGTCACGAGCAAGGTGCAGGCCACGCGGCTCAAGGTTACGCTTCGGCAACCGGAAAAACTGGTGTCTGCATCGCGACCTCTGGTCCAGGTGCGACAAACCTAGTGACCGCCATTGCTGACGCCTACATGGACTCTGTTCCACTATTGGCCATTACCGGCCAGGTGTTCTCTCACCTGATGGGGACAGACGCCTTCCAAGAGGCAGACATTGTGGGAATCACGATGCCCATTACCAAGCACTCTTTCTTGGTAACCAAGGCAGAAGACATTCCTGCCACTATTTCCGCGGCGTACCACATTGCATCCACAGGACGTCCAGGCCCTGTCCTCGTTGACATCACGAAGGATGCTCAACAGGCACTTGCGCCCTTTGTGTGGCCGCCTAGCATTGACCTCCCTGGCTACCGTCCAGTTACCAAGGCACACGGCAAGCAGATCCAAGCAGCAGCAGACCTGATTGTTGAAGCCAAGAAGCCCGTGTTCTATGTCGGTGGTGGAATCATCCGCTCGGGTGCCTCCGCTGAACTGCTCGAGCTTGTGAACCTCGTGGGAGCACCAGTAGTAACCACGCTGATGGCTCGAGGTGCATTCCCCGACAGCCACGAAAACAACCTCGGTATGCCAGGTATGCACGGAACTGTTCCTGCTGTTCTTGCTCTGCAGGATGCTGATCTGTTGATTACCCTGGGTGCGCGTTTCGATGACCGTGTCACCGGTAAAGCCTCTCTGTTTGCCCCCAATGCCAAAGTTATTCACGTTGATATTGATCCTGCTGAAATCGGCAAGATTCGTGCTGCAGAAGTTCCCATCGTGGGAGATCTCAAGGACGTTATTTCTGACCTTATTGAGGTCTATAAAGAAACCCCTGGAGCGAAGAAAGCAGACTTCAGTGAGTGGTGGAGCACCCTCAATTCTCTGCGTGAAGAGTACCCTCTTGGCTATGCAGAGCCCACAGACGGCTTATTAGCGCCTCAGCACATCATTACGCGCATCGGTGAACTTTCCGGCCCAGAAGCCATTTACACCTCCGGTGTTGGACAGCACCAAATGTGGGCTGCCCAGTTCATCAAGTACGAGCGTCCCAACGCGTGGCTGAACTCTGGTGGTGCTGGAACCATGGGATATTCCGTTCCTGCCGCTATGGGAGCCAAGGTGGGTGAACCCGACCGAATCGTCTGGGCGATTGACGGTGATGGTTGCTTCCAAATGACCAACCAAGAATTGGCTACCTGCACTATCAACAACATCCCCATCAAAGTTGCCGTCATCAACAACTCCTCATTGGGTATGGTTCGCCAGTGGCAGACACTGTTCTATGACGGTCGATACTCCAACACTGACTTGAACACCGGTCACGACACCATTCGTGTTCCAGATTTCGTCAAGCTAGCTGACGCATATGGTGCCCTGGGCATTCGCGTCACCAAGGAAGAAGAAATCGACGCCGCCATCAAGCTTGCTCTTGAGACCAACGACCGTCCTGTGGTGATTGACTTTGTCGTCAGTGCAGATTCAATGGTGTGGCCGATGGTTCCTCAGGGAGTCAGCAACAGTTATGTCCAATACGCCAGGGACCACGCTCCGACGTGGGATACCGACGAATAA
- the ilvC gene encoding ketol-acid reductoisomerase, with the protein MTEIHYDKDADLELIKSKKVAVIGYGSQGHAHALNLHDSGVDVVVGLKANSKSIAKAEEAGLKVMTTAEAAAWGDVIVILAPDQVQRHLYADDIAPNLSAGKTLIFGHGFNIRYGYITAPSNVDVALVAPKGPGHTVRREYLAGRGVPVIVAVENDATGNAWETAWSYSKAIGGLRAGGIKTTFTEETETDLFGEQAVLCGGASQLVMYGFETLVEAGYQPEIAYFEVLHELKLIVDLMWEGGIAKQRWSVSDTAEFGDYVSGPRVIDPSVKEHMKEVLADIQNGAFATRFINDQDAGAPEFLALREKGASHPIEATGRKLRELFAWRPQDKDYTEGSAAR; encoded by the coding sequence GTGACTGAAATTCACTACGACAAGGATGCTGACCTCGAGCTCATCAAGAGCAAGAAGGTTGCAGTTATCGGTTACGGCTCTCAGGGCCACGCACACGCACTCAACCTTCACGATTCAGGTGTTGACGTAGTGGTCGGTCTGAAGGCTAACTCAAAGTCAATCGCTAAAGCAGAAGAGGCTGGCCTCAAGGTCATGACTACTGCTGAAGCTGCAGCATGGGGTGACGTCATCGTCATTCTCGCTCCAGACCAGGTTCAGCGTCACTTGTACGCAGATGACATTGCTCCGAACCTTTCAGCAGGTAAGACCCTCATCTTCGGTCACGGTTTCAACATCCGTTACGGATACATCACCGCTCCTTCGAACGTCGACGTTGCTCTCGTAGCACCAAAGGGCCCAGGTCACACTGTACGCCGCGAATACCTGGCAGGCCGTGGAGTTCCTGTCATCGTTGCTGTCGAGAACGATGCAACAGGAAACGCCTGGGAGACCGCATGGTCTTACTCCAAGGCAATCGGTGGTCTGCGTGCCGGTGGTATCAAGACCACCTTCACCGAGGAAACCGAGACTGACCTCTTCGGTGAGCAGGCTGTTCTCTGTGGTGGTGCTTCACAGCTGGTCATGTACGGCTTCGAGACCCTCGTTGAGGCTGGCTACCAGCCTGAAATCGCCTACTTTGAGGTTCTGCACGAACTCAAGCTCATCGTGGACCTGATGTGGGAAGGTGGCATCGCCAAGCAGCGTTGGTCTGTTTCCGACACTGCAGAGTTCGGTGACTACGTTTCCGGTCCACGCGTTATTGACCCATCGGTCAAGGAGCACATGAAGGAAGTTCTTGCAGACATCCAAAACGGTGCATTCGCAACCCGCTTCATCAACGACCAGGATGCTGGAGCTCCCGAGTTCCTCGCTCTTCGTGAAAAGGGTGCTTCTCACCCCATCGAGGCAACTGGTCGCAAGCTGCGTGAACTGTTCGCATGGCGCCCCCAGGACAAGGACTACACCGAGGGTTCTGCAGCCCGCTAG
- a CDS encoding UDP-N-acetylmuramoyl-L-alanyl-D-glutamate--2,6-diaminopimelate ligase codes for MTATPRSLNLAEVDSAWGPQVVEGNRLVQDSRQIQTGDVFVAMGSTGASGHEFIEQAISKGANTVVVDQQWGKEALEIAQRLQFSGEVIPVPHLWKELPRIADAFWGFPSHNLTIVGVTGTNGKTSVVQLLVQAWDHLGLRCASIGTLGVGVHGQKLVSTGLTTPSVSQVHEILASFVDAGVTHVGIEVSSHALEQQRVGAVRFAQVAFTNLTRDHLDFHGTMEAYAAAKEKIFELAGTPAAVLNIDDAYGEKMFNTFLPTRAVLGVSSAAHPQSSITAHNVQLAASGLACDIEFEGEIASVSSSLVGRFNVDNLLLTSGILLSEGFTAHQIVEVLPQLTPVFGRMNKIQPTSDSPLVIIDYAHTPDALQQGLAALADYNFKRIITVFGCTGDRDAGKRPEMAAIAESASDLVIVTDDDVHHEDGDKIVADIRRGFQNPDAVIERRDRGEALHYAISHATAGDVVFIAGKGHEEFFVVGDDLVPFSDTAVAEELLARKAAGKL; via the coding sequence ATGACCGCAACACCCCGTAGCCTGAACCTCGCGGAGGTTGACTCGGCATGGGGTCCCCAGGTTGTTGAGGGTAACCGCCTCGTTCAAGACTCTCGCCAGATCCAGACCGGTGATGTGTTCGTTGCTATGGGAAGCACCGGAGCGTCAGGCCATGAGTTTATTGAGCAAGCAATCAGTAAAGGCGCCAACACCGTTGTGGTTGATCAGCAGTGGGGCAAGGAAGCACTCGAAATTGCGCAGCGGCTTCAGTTTTCCGGCGAGGTCATCCCAGTTCCTCACCTCTGGAAGGAACTCCCTCGCATTGCAGATGCTTTCTGGGGTTTTCCTTCCCACAATCTGACCATCGTGGGGGTAACTGGCACGAACGGGAAAACCTCTGTGGTTCAGCTACTTGTTCAGGCTTGGGATCATCTGGGATTGCGGTGTGCAAGCATTGGCACACTGGGCGTGGGCGTTCATGGTCAAAAACTTGTCTCTACCGGACTAACTACGCCATCAGTCAGCCAGGTTCATGAAATCTTGGCTTCATTTGTTGACGCCGGGGTGACGCATGTGGGCATCGAGGTGAGTTCACACGCTCTCGAACAGCAGCGCGTCGGAGCAGTTCGTTTCGCACAGGTAGCCTTTACCAATTTGACTCGTGATCATCTTGATTTCCACGGCACGATGGAAGCCTATGCAGCAGCCAAGGAGAAGATCTTTGAGCTCGCTGGCACGCCTGCCGCGGTTCTCAACATCGACGATGCCTATGGCGAAAAGATGTTCAACACCTTCCTTCCTACTCGCGCAGTGCTCGGTGTGAGCTCTGCCGCACATCCCCAGTCCTCCATCACGGCCCACAATGTCCAGCTCGCTGCCAGTGGTTTAGCGTGTGACATCGAGTTTGAAGGAGAAATTGCCTCCGTGTCGAGCTCGCTGGTGGGCAGATTTAACGTAGACAATCTGCTGCTCACCTCAGGCATTTTGCTGTCCGAAGGATTCACTGCGCACCAGATCGTGGAGGTGCTTCCACAGTTAACTCCCGTCTTTGGTCGCATGAACAAGATTCAGCCCACCTCTGACTCCCCACTGGTCATCATCGATTACGCGCACACCCCCGATGCTTTACAACAGGGCTTAGCTGCGTTGGCCGATTACAACTTCAAACGGATCATCACCGTGTTTGGGTGCACAGGCGATCGGGATGCGGGCAAACGCCCCGAGATGGCCGCTATTGCGGAAAGCGCATCTGATCTCGTGATTGTCACTGATGATGATGTGCACCACGAAGATGGCGACAAGATTGTGGCTGATATCCGTAGAGGTTTTCAGAATCCTGACGCAGTTATTGAACGTCGTGACCGCGGCGAGGCACTCCACTACGCAATATCTCACGCCACCGCTGGTGATGTGGTGTTCATCGCCGGTAAGGGGCATGAAGAATTTTTTGTCGTCGGAGACGACCTCGTTCCCTTCAGTGACACGGCAGTGGCCGAAGAATTGCTTGCACGCAAAGCAGCTGGAAAGCTTTAG
- the prfB gene encoding peptide chain release factor 2 has translation MLDLDLTENIRALRSTFADITAVVDVDRLNAEIARLSELAEAPDLWDDTAYAQKITSELSHRQAELNKLNSITSRLDDLEVLVELANEAGDEDSAKEAQAELESITAVLGELEVQTLLNGEYDSYPAVVTIRSGAGGVDAADFAEMLLRMYLRWAEKHNYTVNVLDTSYAEEAGIKSATFEVDAPYAFGTLSVEAGTHRLVRMSPFNSAGKRQTSFAAVEVVPLMPESAAIEIPENDIRVDVFRSSGPGGQSVNTTDSAVRITHLPTGIVVSCQNEKSQIQNRAAAMRVLTSRLLLLQREEENAKKKELAGNITASWGDQMRSYVLAPYQMVKDLRSEYEVNNPTHVFDGDLDGFIAAGIRWRKSAETR, from the coding sequence ATGCTTGATCTAGACCTCACCGAGAATATTCGTGCACTGCGCTCGACTTTTGCCGATATCACTGCTGTCGTTGATGTTGATCGGTTGAACGCTGAGATTGCTCGATTGAGTGAGTTAGCGGAAGCCCCCGATTTGTGGGATGACACCGCCTATGCCCAAAAAATCACGAGTGAACTCAGCCACCGCCAAGCTGAACTCAACAAGCTCAACAGCATTACCTCACGCCTGGATGATCTTGAAGTTTTGGTCGAATTAGCCAACGAAGCAGGAGATGAAGACTCAGCCAAAGAGGCACAGGCTGAACTGGAATCCATTACTGCTGTTCTGGGTGAGCTCGAAGTTCAGACACTGCTCAACGGTGAATATGACTCATATCCAGCAGTGGTCACCATACGTTCAGGTGCCGGGGGAGTCGATGCTGCAGACTTCGCTGAAATGCTGTTGCGAATGTATCTGCGCTGGGCAGAGAAGCACAATTACACCGTCAATGTTCTTGACACCAGCTATGCCGAAGAAGCCGGCATCAAATCCGCAACTTTCGAAGTGGATGCGCCCTACGCATTTGGAACATTGTCCGTCGAAGCTGGTACGCACCGTTTGGTGCGAATGAGCCCGTTCAACTCGGCAGGGAAACGGCAAACTTCCTTTGCCGCCGTTGAAGTCGTTCCCTTGATGCCGGAGTCTGCCGCGATAGAAATTCCTGAAAATGATATTCGGGTTGATGTCTTCCGTTCGAGTGGTCCAGGTGGCCAGTCTGTGAACACCACCGATTCTGCGGTGCGCATTACGCACTTGCCAACCGGAATCGTGGTGAGCTGCCAGAACGAGAAGAGCCAAATTCAAAACCGTGCCGCTGCTATGCGCGTGCTCACCTCACGTTTGTTATTGCTGCAGCGTGAAGAAGAAAACGCAAAAAAGAAGGAACTTGCTGGAAACATCACAGCTAGTTGGGGAGACCAGATGCGCAGCTACGTTCTCGCGCCCTATCAAATGGTCAAAGATTTGCGTTCCGAATATGAAGTCAATAACCCCACCCACGTTTTTGACGGGGATCTAGATGGCTTTATTGCGGCAGGTATTCGCTGGAGAAAGTCAGCAGAAACTCGCTAA
- the ilvN gene encoding acetolactate synthase small subunit has product MSTHVLSLLVEDKPGLLTRVAGLFARRGFNIESLAVGHSEIEGLSRITVVVDVENLPLEQITKQLNKLINVIKIVELDPEQSVMRDHMLIKVRVDNSTRSQVLEAVTLFRARVVDVANDALVIEVTGNGAKISAFLKVLEPYGIKEIAQSGAIAIGRGSKSITERVFKN; this is encoded by the coding sequence ATGAGTACCCACGTTCTAAGCCTCCTCGTTGAGGACAAGCCAGGTTTGCTAACTCGCGTTGCAGGTTTGTTTGCTCGTCGCGGATTCAACATTGAATCTCTTGCGGTAGGTCACAGCGAAATAGAAGGCCTCTCGCGCATCACCGTTGTGGTGGATGTTGAGAACCTACCGCTGGAGCAGATCACCAAACAGCTCAACAAACTCATCAACGTGATCAAGATTGTTGAACTGGATCCTGAACAGTCCGTCATGCGCGACCACATGCTCATCAAGGTTCGCGTTGATAATTCAACTCGTTCGCAGGTTCTCGAAGCTGTGACGCTTTTCCGTGCCCGAGTAGTTGATGTGGCAAATGATGCCCTGGTGATCGAAGTAACCGGTAATGGCGCAAAGATTTCAGCATTCCTCAAGGTGCTTGAACCTTATGGAATCAAAGAGATTGCACAGTCTGGCGCGATTGCGATTGGTCGTGGAAGTAAATCCATCACCGAGCGTGTGTTCAAAAACTAA
- a CDS encoding sugar phosphate isomerase/epimerase translates to MIQVGMSASCVYPLACEDGFRFANLAGYDGVEVMVTREPVTQSVDGLKKLIDTYEMPVLSIHAPVLLLTHFVWGRDPQIKLEKSAELAVNVGASTVVVHPPFRWQSTYADKFLDIVRQTSENTGVTIAVENMFPWKVRNSQMQAYAPGPDPRELDCDAITLDFSHAALSGHDSMELTLEYGERLRHVHLTDGSAAADDNRIFDEHLLPGYGKQPVAEVLQHLAAQEWDGHVVAEVNTRKAKSEEERLSLLVETLDFARLHLGQTVSL, encoded by the coding sequence ATGATTCAAGTTGGAATGAGCGCTTCCTGCGTATACCCCCTGGCCTGTGAGGATGGCTTTCGTTTCGCAAACCTAGCCGGTTATGACGGGGTCGAGGTGATGGTCACGCGCGAACCTGTTACTCAAAGCGTCGATGGTCTCAAAAAGCTCATAGACACCTACGAGATGCCTGTGCTCTCTATTCACGCTCCGGTCTTACTTCTCACCCACTTTGTCTGGGGCCGTGATCCTCAAATTAAGCTCGAAAAGTCTGCAGAACTAGCTGTAAACGTCGGTGCCAGCACAGTTGTGGTTCACCCGCCTTTCCGCTGGCAATCCACTTATGCCGACAAGTTTTTAGACATCGTTCGCCAAACCAGCGAGAACACCGGCGTCACGATCGCCGTTGAAAACATGTTCCCCTGGAAGGTTCGAAACTCCCAGATGCAGGCCTATGCACCGGGACCAGACCCTCGTGAACTCGACTGTGATGCCATTACTCTCGATTTTTCTCACGCTGCTCTCTCTGGCCACGACAGTATGGAACTGACGTTGGAATACGGCGAGCGCCTGCGCCATGTCCACCTCACTGATGGATCAGCTGCAGCAGATGACAACCGTATTTTCGATGAGCACCTACTTCCCGGTTACGGTAAACAGCCCGTGGCGGAAGTCCTGCAACATCTGGCTGCTCAGGAGTGGGATGGACACGTGGTTGCAGAGGTCAATACTCGTAAAGCCAAGTCGGAGGAAGAAAGACTAAGCCTCTTGGTTGAAACCCTCGATTTTGCTCGCTTGCATTTAGGGCAGACTGTTTCACTATGA
- a CDS encoding MFS transporter yields the protein MTSSGAPFQLRQAALPVYLPTLLFAAGEAAFIPIVPVIAQNVGANLATAGLVAGMLTLGIVTGDIPSGWIISRIGERMAMLWSTLVALLGTALALAATTPLILGAGIFLIGLATSAFALARHAFLTSFVPLHYRARALSTLGGMFRAGAVMGPFLSAGVLALTNNPLAAFWLMAAFTLSAGAVLLFMPDPEKTFGHVTRIKDESGASLTPGEIEVEKETHGLMATINKNKAILTKLGVASALVMALRSGRAVIFPLWAVSIGIKDSDTALIIGLATAVDFALFFTSGQIMDKWGRLASIVPSMIIMSVALLALAPTHDLPTNVLWFVLTIFLFAIGNGIGSGILLTLASDLANKDNPAPFLGAWRFITDSGAALAPLGISALTAALSLAVASAVTGVAGLIGVVMMLVCVPRYLPRNKNLAP from the coding sequence ATGACTTCTTCCGGTGCCCCATTTCAGCTGCGTCAAGCAGCACTTCCGGTCTACCTCCCCACGCTGCTATTTGCTGCTGGTGAGGCCGCATTCATCCCCATCGTCCCGGTTATCGCTCAAAATGTTGGGGCAAATCTTGCGACAGCAGGATTGGTTGCGGGGATGCTTACCCTCGGCATCGTTACCGGAGATATCCCCAGCGGATGGATCATTTCCCGCATAGGCGAACGGATGGCCATGTTGTGGTCCACCCTCGTCGCGCTGCTGGGAACAGCACTAGCTCTAGCTGCAACAACACCCCTGATTCTTGGTGCTGGAATATTCCTGATCGGTTTAGCAACCAGCGCATTCGCGCTGGCTAGACATGCCTTTCTGACGAGTTTTGTGCCGCTGCACTATCGCGCACGTGCCCTCTCAACGTTGGGAGGAATGTTTCGTGCAGGGGCAGTGATGGGTCCATTCCTCTCGGCAGGAGTTCTTGCCCTGACAAATAATCCACTGGCTGCTTTTTGGTTGATGGCAGCATTCACCCTCTCCGCGGGGGCGGTTTTGCTGTTTATGCCCGATCCTGAGAAAACCTTCGGACACGTTACCCGCATCAAAGATGAATCAGGGGCTTCTCTAACTCCGGGGGAAATCGAAGTCGAGAAAGAAACTCACGGCCTCATGGCAACCATCAACAAGAACAAAGCAATACTCACAAAGCTGGGAGTGGCCTCTGCCTTGGTTATGGCTTTGCGTTCAGGACGTGCCGTGATTTTCCCGCTGTGGGCGGTCAGTATCGGAATCAAAGATTCGGACACTGCGTTGATTATTGGTTTAGCAACCGCGGTTGATTTTGCCCTGTTCTTTACCAGCGGTCAGATTATGGACAAATGGGGACGACTTGCCTCCATCGTTCCCTCCATGATCATCATGTCGGTGGCTTTACTCGCATTGGCACCAACACATGATCTACCCACCAACGTGTTGTGGTTTGTCCTCACGATTTTCTTATTCGCCATAGGTAATGGCATCGGTTCAGGAATTTTGTTGACCCTAGCTTCAGACCTCGCCAACAAAGACAACCCTGCACCCTTCTTGGGTGCGTGGCGTTTCATCACTGATTCCGGTGCAGCACTGGCCCCGTTAGGTATTTCTGCACTCACGGCAGCACTGTCACTCGCTGTGGCATCTGCCGTCACCGGTGTTGCCGGACTTATCGGCGTAGTGATGATGTTGGTTTGTGTTCCGAGGTATTTACCTCGGAACAAGAACCTAGCTCCCTGA